The Dreissena polymorpha isolate Duluth1 chromosome 9, UMN_Dpol_1.0, whole genome shotgun sequence genome contains the following window.
GATGAAAATTAGGTTAAGGTTTGCTTGCAACAAGTACACATCCATGTAACTTCGACATATATTGTGCAAGCCTTTCAATGTTGTATGTTATTATTGTATCCTTAGCTGTTTGTTTGAATGATGAACAGCTTGGGAAAAGTAAAGCTTATATGGAACTGGTTCATATTAGTGCATTGTTTTCTTTTGTACAACCATAGTATTTtagactgtttttttttaatacacacGTAGTCGTTCAATGTATATATACCTATGTTAACACTTCTCTAATTAACAAGATATTGACAAAGGCGTTGGCTGCGGCAttaatattaaatgcatatttaaacctgcttctttatttaaaatgtaaaatatccGTTTGTTCAGATAAGGTATACTATCAGTTTAATTCGCATGCGATGTTCCGTTAGAATATTACTAtaattgttgttgtgttgttgttgttgttgttgttgttgttgttgttttcaaagggaaaatgaaaaaaaaggtttGAAGACCATATTCGATTAAGTATGTTATTTAATCCGAACAATGTAATGCAGAACATAGCGATTGAGTGAGGCAAGTCATGAAGCAGCTACGCGATCTCTTTATAATTCCACATTTTATCAGAAAAAATAACTGTAGATTTGTTTTAATGGAAACAACAACTTCCttaaagtaatgaatttattccctgtatatttaatacatttcgtTATGGAATTGTTTATGAGTTATACGAGAAACCAATCCTTACCTCCATTCAAAGTTATTCatggatttattttaaaaaactagCAATGCAGTGGCATTCAGTATTAAGTACATCATGCTATAAAGCATTTCAGGATCTAGCTTTAATATGGTGTAAATAAATGTCTACAACCGAAACAGGCCAAAGACAGTAACTGATTGTTATCAAGCCTGATGGAATCTTTCCTGCATAATGTATAAACACAAAACCTAACcggttataaattgtttaaagcaGAATTGAAAACCATCTTGTCAAAATTCTGACGTCTTTGCAAATTCGATCGTTTGCAAAGAACATTTATAGGCATTATTACTGCTTCAAAGATGATGACTAAATAAGCCATTTCGTTATTAAAGGCAAATAAGGGCCTTGGATGCAACTTACTTAAATTAGTAAAACAATTCTTCCGGACCGTATGTTAATGGAAAATAATAGGGATGACGTCAATTGACGAGAGGAAAAGATGCATAGCCGTCCGTTCAAGCTAAAGGAAAATACAACTTCAAAACAAAACGGCCACGATTATTTGAAACGGATCTGAACTATTCTGACCTGGTAACTATCCCAATGTCGGTTTACAAATTATTACAGCTGGTGGTCACAAAAACTCACACAGAATAGGTATTGCTAAGATGATCGAACTCATTAGGGCTAAGACACGAAGGCATTGTTAAAGGAAGTGATAAGAACGATCTCTAAAGAAGGCTAAAATAGATATATGATGTACTTAGAACAAAtgcaataaatgtttaaaataaattgacttgATATTATTAAATAGACGACGCATGTACCAACAGGAAAACAGTATAATTGCACTACTTCAACATGCCATTTACTGTTTAAGAgatatcaaagtactgacagttctGGTGTGGCGATGCTTTAGAAGatgatggatataaaagcatcaatttaagtttatctacatcaccaatATTGTGTATGTGGGAACGAAAattttggctacgaaaaaaaatgggtacgaaagttttgggtacgaaaatatgATGCCAAAAAACCTAATGGGTACAATTACAactttgggtatgaaaaaaaatttggtacgaaaaaacaaAATGGGTATGAAGACAAATTTGGGTACGTaacaaaatttggttacgaacaaaatttgggtacgaaaacaaattaagtacgacaaattttgggtacgaaaattaatttggggtacggggaagtagtaccggtgggaacttgacccattcagcgaaactgggaggcgggttacattctcgatcaaatgtaaaaataactacatttggggttttccaagcgtcacagcgtttgaagggCAAcgtggcagtttcgtgtctggtttcTGTCCCGAATCTCTCGATACATTTggaagaggacgggaaccaagctgcctttacctttatcaatcataatcagcgaggtatgccgattgataAAATTAAGCTAACTTTATCGGACTGGCTCGGCCTTTTAcaaaggtcgccattgtgaagaatgttttcatggtatgataacttagacgagctgcttcgctgaagcatcgtcaaaaatgactTTAATATTGTACCAGTCATACATATTCCATTtcattgaaaattgttttaatatatttggaAAAGTAAAAACAATCTTTAAAAGGTATACGGCGTTCACAAACGAATAGCTTAAATCTCTACAAATGTACCTGTGTGAAAACCAGTTGGTTAACGTTTTAAAGATCGGTGTATGCCATTTAATAAGCACTACATTCTAAAGTGCTCACACGTAAAACAGTTTGCGATATGAATAATCTTTGTACCTCTTCATAAAACGAACGTTTCAGGGAAAATGACACGGACCAAAACTAGATTCATGTTCGGGCTGATTTTCGCTTACGTCGCTATCTCCTACATGACCGGTCACCTTACTCCCCGACCAACCCTTATGAGATCCCTGAAGAACGGGAACCAGGAGACGCAGTTGAGTTCCGAGTGGCGCAGCTTCTTGACACACTTGGAGACGATCAGGGCGTTACTGCGGTTCGACGAGTTCACGGACGCGCATTTAAAGAATGGTACGTTTCGGTGGATACTGACgtgtttagttgttgttgttttgttaaccaggttttccgaaggaaaaaatggttattagattggcaaatgcgggcgggctggctggctggctggctggcgggctggctggctggctggcgggctggcggaacaagcttgtccgggccataactatgtcgttcattgtcagattttaaaatcatttggcacatttgttcaccatcattggacggtgtgtcgcgcgaaataattacgtcgatatctccaaggtcaaggtcacactttgagttcaaaggtcaaaaatggccataaatgagcttgtcctggccataactatgtcattcattgtgagattttaaaatcatttggcacatttgttcaccatcatggtacggtgtgtcgcacgaaagaatcacgtcaatatctccaatgtcaaggtcgccacgactaaaaatagattattttttttaaacaaacttacaaagggggttaattttgtttgttcgtttcaaaagttcagtttgagttttctccctttatcagattttttttcacaatgaaaacctggttttgtgacaattttgtcccttgttatgatTTAGGGGAAGATGGTCAGCCTATCGTTAATTTGTGTCTTGGGGTTGCAGTTCCGCTGCTAGGTTTTGTAACAACGTGATTTTTGATAACTACTGCacatataaatatgaaattaagtAATGCAAATGTTGATGGCATATATGGACTGGTCAATGTTTTCATCGACGGTGAATATGAAAGCTCCTCACGATTCCTTTTTCCGATAGAAATAGTTCTTCTGTAAACGCAGTCACAACGTTCGTAGTATCCCTTTTCAAACGCTATActccccaaaaatagaaagtcgatggaataacatattaatgttaatgtgaaatctgtttgtagattgcacgttttgTACTGCGAAAATGTTCAGGCCTACCGGCGGGAATTGATATATTCAAGTTGATtggtcgcttacaaaggtcagacTAAGGTGAAAAGATGGggtagacagctacgccgaaataGGAATTGCTTCTATGCGCTAACACTGTTCAAACCTAGCAACCAGCGTATTAACTATAGTATGATTTTATCGTAGTTCAGTTCTGGCATAAGAGGAGTTTTTAGATAAAAACGACCTGTGGGGCGTCCGTTTCATACTGACACATTCATGGgttaacattataaaatataagcAATATATCGACatgtattatatacctgtttaatgcttttaacaaaatacaggttgtttCAATCgttcaaataaaaaatcccgtattacgctactcgctgtttccaattccgtattaccatactagccggactacttcgacccatttaatgacgtcacattacgcgcaccgaaaatagaaatattttatataacgaAATATATTAGGTAGTACATCGTGCGATGTCATTTCTGCGAcgaaacacaatatttttatctaaactctatggaatttaaggacctgtcggacgtggtgttttttaacagtaaactatttgttaaaaatatcgaacgaattcaaaacgtattttggagtgtgtgtttatcatgcataaatgtataagaatacaataaaatagtgtggtttaaactaagtttcgataaagacatggaagatagaagtggaattgcatattgtttcaacgtttttgttataaacatcggattaaagttgttaacttaattgttataaacattggattaacgattgcattaaggtaagcgtgtcggaaacctgtgttttcccggttcgaatgtttacacgttaatttacataaactgtattcatacgcgtcttaaataaattatggcgtaccgttttagtcattgttttgtcagttttgttaaagtaaaattacaattgttaactgttttcgttagttgttgtatataataaaaggagtattacgctagtcaattgttccaagagtttgtatcactctcgtggcttgtgctatttcgtatcacactcgaggctccgcctttatgtgatacgtcatcacacaagccactcgagggatacaaactcttggaacaattgactagcgtaatattccgtatgtattgcAATATATGCATGCAATAATCTTGTTTAATTGTATGTATGATAGATTTGTATAAACTTTTgataatgtataatttattatcatgaatGCACGTCTTACATTAGTTTGTGTAAGCTATTGTTGATATTGCTTCATTAAAGGTGTCGTCATTTTGGAATAATATTCGAACAATCTCCCTGTTTAAATCACTCTAGTGCCGCacgttttttatgtcccccactttagtattaggggacatattgtttttgccctgtctgttggttggttggtctgtttgcgccaactttaacattttacaataacttttgctatattgaatatagcaacttgatatttggcatgcatgtgtatctcatggagctgcacattttgagtggtgaaaggtcaaggtcatccttcaaggtcagagatcaaatatatgtggccaaaatcgctcattgtataaatacttttgcaatatttaagatagcaacttgatatttagcatgcatgtgtatcgcatggagctgcacattttgagtggtgaaaggtcaaggtcaaggtcatcctccaaggtcagaggtcaaatatatgtggcccaaatcgcttattttatgaatacttttgaaatattgaagatagcaacttgatatttggcatgcgtgtgtatatcatggagctgcacaatttgagtggtgaaaggtcaaggtcaaggtcattcttcaaggtcagaggtcaaatatatgtggcccaatcgcttattttatgaatacttttgcaatattgaagatagcaacttgatatttggcatgcatgtgtatctcatggagctgcaaattttgagtggtgaaaggtcaaggtcaaagtcatccttcaaggtcaaatatatgggtcaaaattgctcatgtaatgtcacttctgcaatattgaagctagcaattttatatttgaaatgcatgcgtatctcatggagctgcacattttgagtggtgaagggtcaaggtcaatgtcatccttcaaggtcgaacgtcatatagggggacattgtatttcacaaacgcatcttgttgtcaATTCAGCTGAGGTGTCATAGAAAAATAAAGTGCGTTCGCTTTTTGGTCTATTTGTTGCAGTGCCATCAACATGCGGTAAAGCATAGTTGTAGCTCAGCGCCAAAGTACTTTTTGATCGACAAAAGCGTTGTTTTAGAACACCTGATGTGTAAACGGTACACACTTTGAAATGTTTGGTACAACTTCACTTCGACATGTCTGAGGATATTCATTTACACAATCATCATGCATTCCATTTTCGAAACCATCATTTAAACCACCACAACCACAATCATCAAtgtaatcatcatcaccattagcAATATTATTTTTATCCTCATACTTAATAtcataatgatgattatgatgatgatgatgatgatgatgatgatgatgatgatgatgatgatgatgatgatgatgatgatgatgatgattatgagtatgatgatgatgatgatgatgatgatgatgatgatgatgatgatgatgatgatgataacgatgacgatgacgataaagatgacgatgacgatgatgatgatgatgatgatgatgatgatgatgatgatgatgatgatgatgatgatgatgatgatgatgatgatgatgaacacaCACTTTGCTGGTATTACAGAGGACGATGAAGCGCGACGACTGGAAAGTGAGGTACGCGTGCTGTGTTGGATCATGACCAGCCCCAAAAATCTTGACTCCAGAGCAACGGCCGTGCGCCGAACGTGGGCGAGGCGTTGTAACAAGCTTCTCTTCATCAGCTCGGTGACCAACGAGACGTTTCCTACTATCGGCATTGAATTGCCGGAAGGGCGCGATCATCTCACGGGAAAAACTATTAAAGCTTTTAAATACATATACGAGCATCATATCGACGACGCCGATTGGTTTATGAAGGCTGACGACGATACGTACGTTATTCTTGAAAATCTGAGATATTTCTTGTCCGGTCAAAATTCCAACGAGCCAATTTTCTTTGGCCACCATTTTAAAACGATTGTTAAACAGGGTTATTTCAGCGGCGGAGCAGGTTATGTGCTGAGCAAAGAAGCACTACGCCGGTTCGGCGCGAAAGGGAATGACGAAACCATCTGCAGGCAAGATGGCGGCGCGGAGGATGCGGAATTCGGGAAGTGTATGGAAACTCTGGGCGTAAAAGTTGGTAATTCTACCGATAAACTAGGGCGCAATAGATTCCACTGCTTTGATCCCGACACCCATCTCATGGGCGGTTATCCGGACTGGTACTACCAGTACGACGCAAATGGGGCAAAAAAGGTAACGTACCATGAAAAAAGCTCATCAAAGATCTTTCGACCTGTCTAAGTTACCACATAATCGTGTAGATTTACGTTTTCTAGAAATATGCCCTTTAATTAAAGGCCCTGTAAAAGATAACTCGATAATGAATACAATTACATGACCAGTTGATAGCCACACATGACGATATTTAGGAAGTGTTTATGATTGTTTTCAATGATTAAGGTTATGCATCATTCCGTGCGATGTTCATTTAGGAAATATGCAGACAGTAAAAGGGATGTGATGGTTGTTTCAAATAACAtttccttaaagtgatattatggacttttttaactgttgaattgagctgaaaagaattaacatgtcaaaagagttaattaaaatgtggtaactgaccaattatctgcaactcattttgctaccagttgtttataaaaatatattttagatttG
Protein-coding sequences here:
- the LOC127845472 gene encoding glycoprotein-N-acetylgalactosamine 3-beta-galactosyltransferase 1-like → MDLHPQSGKMTRTKTRFMFGLIFAYVAISYMTGHLTPRPTLMRSLKNGNQETQLSSEWRSFLTHLETIRALLRFDEFTDAHLKNEDDEARRLESEVRVLCWIMTSPKNLDSRATAVRRTWARRCNKLLFISSVTNETFPTIGIELPEGRDHLTGKTIKAFKYIYEHHIDDADWFMKADDDTYVILENLRYFLSGQNSNEPIFFGHHFKTIVKQGYFSGGAGYVLSKEALRRFGAKGNDETICRQDGGAEDAEFGKCMETLGVKVGNSTDKLGRNRFHCFDPDTHLMGGYPDWYYQYDANGAKKGRDSISDYTISFHYVTPEKMNALEFYIYHLRPYGLKSGKQELNQDWGS